A genomic stretch from Elusimicrobiota bacterium includes:
- a CDS encoding DUF4149 domain-containing protein: protein MMWLEAVIHWLHLMAAVTWIGGMIFTAFVVQPVLRAALDDTTRITLYRDIGRRFKTIQIAALCVLLATGSYKLFGLRESPDIFYSPFGYVLATKLVLVLIVVILSYRHSYVWGPQLIEAAVRPGPAMGQLAKKLYFWGRINLALSLAVIFCAVLLRFNPFY, encoded by the coding sequence ATGATGTGGCTGGAAGCCGTCATTCACTGGCTGCATTTAATGGCGGCCGTGACGTGGATCGGCGGCATGATTTTTACCGCTTTCGTCGTGCAGCCCGTCTTGAGAGCCGCGTTGGACGACACGACGAGGATAACCCTTTACCGCGATATCGGGCGGCGTTTTAAGACGATTCAAATCGCCGCTCTTTGCGTGCTGTTGGCCACCGGTTCCTATAAACTATTCGGCCTTAGGGAGTCGCCGGATATTTTTTATTCGCCATTCGGCTATGTCTTGGCGACCAAACTCGTTTTGGTTTTGATTGTCGTCATCTTAAGCTATCGGCATTCCTATGTTTGGGGGCCGCAGCTCATCGAAGCGGCTGTTCGGCCCGGACCGGCCATGGGCCAATTGGCGAAAAAGCTTTATTTTTGGGGGCGGATTAATTTGGCGCTGAGTCTGGCCGTTATTTTTTGCGCCGTGCTTTTGCGGTTCAATCCTTTTTATTAA
- a CDS encoding NAD-dependent malic enzyme yields MSLSASRNSYLASPSYTLTLRLKIRRRPGTLAKIISLIGKERASVGAIDVVETSRDEKIRDITVQVLNERHGNELVARLNRIPGIRVIAVSDRTFLMHLGGKIEMRSRVPLKTRDDLSMAYTPGVARVCMAIHENRSRVWALSMKKNTVAIVTDGSAVLGLGNIGPEAALPVMEGKAILFKNFGGVDAFPICLATQDTDEIVRIVQAMAPGFGGINLEDISAPRCFEIENRLRKTLDIPVFHDDQHGTAVVVLAALFNALRIVKKSKRSLKIVMTGVGAAGMAVARILIQAGIRRIIGFDRAGPVYSGRMQNMNPAKEELAKITNPDRYQGSLKGALSGADVFIGLSGPGLLKVKDLSRMAKNAVVFALANPDPEVPPLEALRYARIVATGRSDYANQINNALVFPGVFRGALDVRARTINEPMKLAAALALASVVGRRELREDYIIPSIFNPDVGACVASAVRQAAIKTKVARKSAPFAGGHNLPAHESNGHGETSA; encoded by the coding sequence ATGAGTTTAAGCGCCTCTAGAAATTCTTATCTGGCCAGCCCCTCTTACACGTTGACCCTGCGTTTAAAGATCAGGCGACGCCCGGGAACATTGGCGAAGATTATCTCGCTCATCGGCAAGGAACGGGCCTCCGTCGGCGCCATTGACGTTGTCGAGACTTCCCGGGATGAAAAAATTCGTGATATTACGGTTCAGGTATTAAATGAGCGCCACGGCAATGAATTGGTGGCCCGGCTCAACAGAATCCCCGGCATCCGGGTCATCGCTGTTTCCGACAGAACTTTCCTGATGCACTTGGGCGGAAAAATCGAAATGCGTTCCAGGGTTCCCCTAAAAACGCGCGATGATTTGTCCATGGCGTACACCCCCGGAGTGGCGCGGGTTTGCATGGCCATTCATGAAAACCGTTCGCGCGTCTGGGCGCTCTCCATGAAAAAAAATACGGTGGCCATTGTCACGGACGGTTCCGCGGTCCTGGGCTTGGGCAATATCGGCCCCGAAGCCGCTTTGCCCGTCATGGAGGGCAAAGCGATTCTCTTTAAGAATTTCGGGGGAGTGGATGCCTTTCCCATCTGTTTGGCGACGCAGGATACCGATGAGATCGTCCGGATCGTGCAGGCCATGGCGCCGGGTTTCGGCGGGATCAATCTGGAGGATATTTCCGCGCCGCGGTGTTTTGAAATCGAAAACCGGCTGAGAAAAACGCTCGATATTCCGGTTTTTCACGATGATCAGCACGGCACCGCGGTCGTGGTCTTGGCGGCTCTTTTTAACGCTTTGCGGATCGTCAAAAAATCCAAGCGTTCGTTGAAAATCGTCATGACCGGAGTGGGGGCCGCGGGCATGGCCGTAGCGCGGATATTGATTCAAGCGGGAATACGGCGCATCATCGGATTCGACAGGGCCGGGCCGGTTTATTCGGGCCGGATGCAGAATATGAATCCCGCTAAAGAGGAATTGGCCAAAATCACCAACCCGGACCGCTATCAAGGAAGCCTCAAGGGCGCGTTGTCGGGGGCGGATGTTTTTATCGGGCTGTCCGGCCCCGGATTGTTAAAGGTCAAGGATTTGTCGCGCATGGCTAAAAACGCTGTTGTCTTTGCCTTGGCCAACCCGGATCCCGAGGTGCCTCCGCTGGAAGCGTTGCGCTATGCGCGCATCGTGGCCACGGGGCGCTCCGATTATGCCAATCAGATCAACAACGCCCTGGTTTTTCCCGGGGTTTTTCGCGGGGCGCTGGACGTGCGCGCGCGAACCATCAACGAGCCGATGAAGCTCGCGGCCGCGCTGGCCCTGGCTTCGGTCGTGGGCCGGCGCGAACTCAGGGAAGACTACATCATCCCTTCGATTTTCAATCCCGACGTGGGCGCTTGCGTGGCTTCGGCCGTTCGCCAAGCGGCCATAAAAACAAAAGTCGCGCGCAAGAGCGCTCCATTCGCCGGCGGTCATAACCTGCCGGCGCACGAATCCAACGGACACGGGGAAACGTCCGCATGA
- a CDS encoding tyrosine phenol-lyase, whose amino-acid sequence MTASILPEPYKIKAVEPVRLISKQEREKAIREAGYNTFLLRSRDVYIDLLTDSGTNAMSQEQWAALMRGDEAYAGAESYYRFQEAVEEVYGFKYVIPAHQGRGAENILSKCLIKPGDFIPGNMYFTTTRLHQELAGGTFVDVIIDEAHDPKINHPFKGNIDLKKLTGFVKKTDVRKIPYITIGAPVNMAGGQPVSMDNLNSVSRLARSCGIKVVIDGARLVENAYFIQQREKGWGEKPVKQIVREICALADAIVVSAKKDAYVNIGGFLATNDQGLCEEARNLCVVYEGLHTYGGLAGRDLEALAQGIRESVERDDLIAHRISQVRYLWENLNQAGVALVNPAGGHAVFIDATAFLPHVPRAQFPAQSLTAEIYADSGVRAMERGIVSAGRDLESGENHIPKLELVRLALPRRVYTQSHLDYVCSGIRGTLAKRDHIRGVSMVYEPRYLRFFQARFALIPQKIKSAVRA is encoded by the coding sequence TTGACGGCGTCAATTTTACCGGAGCCTTATAAGATCAAGGCCGTGGAGCCGGTCCGCCTGATTTCAAAGCAGGAGCGGGAGAAGGCCATCCGCGAGGCCGGTTACAATACTTTTCTTTTAAGAAGCCGCGACGTTTACATCGACTTGTTGACGGATTCTGGCACCAATGCCATGAGCCAGGAGCAGTGGGCCGCGCTCATGCGCGGCGACGAGGCTTATGCGGGCGCCGAAAGCTATTACCGGTTCCAGGAAGCCGTCGAGGAGGTTTACGGCTTCAAGTACGTCATCCCCGCGCATCAGGGCCGCGGCGCGGAAAACATCTTGTCAAAGTGCCTGATCAAGCCCGGCGATTTCATTCCCGGCAACATGTATTTCACCACCACCCGGCTGCATCAGGAACTTGCCGGAGGGACATTCGTGGATGTGATTATTGATGAGGCGCATGATCCCAAGATCAATCATCCCTTTAAAGGGAACATCGATTTAAAAAAATTGACCGGTTTCGTTAAAAAGACGGACGTTCGCAAAATTCCCTATATCACCATCGGCGCTCCGGTCAATATGGCGGGCGGCCAGCCCGTTTCCATGGACAATTTGAATAGCGTGTCGCGATTGGCCCGCTCCTGCGGCATCAAAGTCGTCATTGACGGGGCGCGTCTCGTGGAAAACGCTTATTTCATCCAGCAGAGGGAAAAGGGATGGGGGGAAAAACCAGTCAAGCAAATCGTGCGGGAAATATGCGCCTTGGCCGACGCCATCGTCGTCAGCGCCAAAAAGGACGCGTATGTCAATATCGGGGGATTCCTGGCTACGAACGATCAAGGGCTGTGCGAGGAAGCCAGGAATTTATGCGTGGTTTACGAAGGATTGCATACGTACGGCGGTTTGGCCGGCCGGGACCTGGAGGCTTTGGCCCAGGGGATACGGGAATCCGTTGAGCGCGATGATTTGATCGCGCATCGCATCAGCCAGGTGCGTTATTTGTGGGAGAATTTGAACCAAGCGGGCGTTGCGCTGGTCAACCCGGCTGGAGGGCACGCCGTGTTTATCGATGCCACGGCTTTTTTACCGCATGTTCCAAGAGCGCAATTTCCCGCGCAGTCCTTGACCGCCGAAATTTACGCGGACAGCGGCGTGCGCGCCATGGAGAGGGGGATTGTATCGGCCGGACGGGATTTGGAAAGCGGAGAAAATCATATCCCTAAGCTGGAACTGGTTCGCCTGGCGCTTCCGAGAAGAGTTTACACGCAGTCGCATTTGGATTATGTTTGTTCGGGCATCCGGGGGACGCTTGCGAAGCGCGATCACATCAGAGGGGTGTCCATGGTTTATGAACCTCGTTACCTGAGATTTTTTCAGGCCCGATTTGCATTAATCCCGCAAAAAATAAAAAGTGCCGTTCGCGCGTAA
- a CDS encoding isochorismatase family protein, translated as MRIVEQRRVAGLASLYLAELRNNPGLLIEFVDTLEPGVPKRDKWVMMVSTQFGCPVGCRMCDAGSLGFQGNLTAEEIMEQIRLLVRFNPGLNIQRHPKAKIHFARMGEPALNPATLEALRLLGREFGYPGILPSISTVAPKSAPTFAFFEELLRIKDAYYAGGRFQLQFSVHSLDEEKRRMIVPVKKWSLEDISRFGERFVKPGDRKITLNFALGPDEARDPGGLDHYFSPEKFLVKITPVNPTAASNRSQTTNVWQKAPEPIMEYAGRLKKEGFDVILSPSLPQEIDAATSCGQLWSAALKKRARLTAGNLLKDVQSYVHGENLPAKTDCWKTQISELNRRKFVLDAEKAGLLIVDMQEFFLSPRSEAYLPASRAIFSNVRLLAETFRAAGRPVFYSLHAHKNPSLDGGLMTLMWKKVCLAGTPEARVSPALEPREGEVFRKCRYSVFSNPKFEAALYRGGVEHLVVAGVMTNLCVESTVRSAFDFGFKTFVAMDATAAQSEELHLASLRNLACGFSSVSTTRDFIEQLTGVPA; from the coding sequence ATGAGGATTGTTGAGCAAAGGCGAGTCGCGGGCCTGGCTTCGTTATACCTTGCCGAATTAAGAAACAACCCCGGCCTTTTGATCGAGTTTGTCGACACCTTGGAGCCCGGCGTTCCCAAAAGAGACAAGTGGGTGATGATGGTTTCCACGCAATTCGGCTGCCCGGTGGGCTGCCGCATGTGCGATGCCGGATCCCTCGGTTTTCAAGGGAATTTGACGGCCGAAGAAATCATGGAACAAATCCGCCTTCTTGTCCGTTTCAACCCGGGGTTGAACATTCAACGGCACCCTAAGGCCAAGATTCATTTTGCCCGGATGGGCGAGCCGGCTTTAAACCCGGCGACGCTGGAAGCGCTGCGCCTATTGGGCCGGGAATTCGGGTATCCGGGAATTTTGCCCAGCATTTCGACGGTCGCGCCTAAAAGCGCGCCCACATTCGCGTTTTTTGAGGAGTTGCTCCGGATCAAAGACGCCTATTACGCGGGCGGGAGGTTTCAGCTTCAATTTTCCGTGCATTCCTTGGATGAAGAAAAACGCCGGATGATTGTCCCCGTCAAGAAATGGAGCCTGGAGGATATTTCCCGTTTCGGGGAGCGTTTTGTGAAGCCGGGAGACCGCAAAATCACCCTTAATTTCGCCCTGGGGCCGGACGAAGCGCGTGATCCCGGCGGCCTTGACCATTATTTTTCGCCCGAAAAGTTTTTGGTCAAAATCACTCCCGTCAATCCTACGGCGGCTTCCAACCGGTCGCAAACCACGAATGTGTGGCAGAAAGCGCCCGAACCCATCATGGAATATGCGGGCAGGCTTAAGAAAGAGGGATTTGACGTGATCCTAAGCCCCAGTTTGCCTCAAGAAATCGACGCCGCAACATCATGCGGACAGCTTTGGTCGGCCGCCCTCAAAAAAAGAGCCCGGTTGACCGCCGGCAATTTGCTCAAGGACGTCCAAAGTTATGTTCATGGCGAGAACTTGCCCGCTAAAACGGATTGTTGGAAAACGCAGATCAGCGAGCTCAACAGGCGCAAGTTTGTTCTGGATGCGGAGAAAGCCGGGCTCTTGATCGTGGATATGCAGGAGTTTTTTTTAAGCCCCAGAAGCGAGGCTTACTTGCCGGCTTCCAGAGCCATTTTTTCCAATGTGCGTCTGCTGGCGGAAACGTTCCGGGCCGCGGGGCGGCCCGTCTTTTACAGCCTGCACGCCCACAAGAACCCGAGTTTAGACGGCGGCCTGATGACGCTGATGTGGAAAAAGGTTTGCCTGGCGGGCACGCCCGAGGCCAGGGTATCGCCGGCGCTCGAACCTCGGGAGGGTGAAGTATTCCGCAAATGCCGCTACAGCGTGTTTTCCAACCCGAAATTCGAAGCCGCGCTTTACCGCGGCGGTGTCGAGCATCTCGTGGTGGCGGGCGTCATGACTAATTTGTGCGTGGAATCCACGGTGCGCAGCGCTTTTGATTTCGGCTTTAAAACCTTCGTGGCCATGGATGCCACGGCCGCGCAGTCGGAGGAATTGCACCTGGCCTCTTTGCGGAATTTGGCCTGCGGTTTTTCATCCGTGTCAACGACGCGGGATTTTATCGAACAATTAACGGGGGTTCCCGCATGA
- a CDS encoding radical SAM protein, with protein sequence MMLTFNFYHPEKNHPDWSSLLREAQGLSKELLPLLDRPQKRTDFWRRRLAAGKTAIKNYGLNRSLKKRGREDFRPLYFIWTLTRVCNFSCIYCDDHTGRKYPDLSNAGMLNTAQAVELLKIMRTGTASVYFAGGEPTARPDLPALARAARDLKYFPIVLNTNGSRFHHVLKLESWKSLLADLDIVVVSLDGLSLDVLRDMWRYRNPIDVLRNLLVLRELSKELKFKLMINMVIQPGYLEEAWSVLNLANDLGIWLTPVPQNRGSCIDRRLLDDPAYIELALEILKRQQAGYRIAGSPRLNRRLLFAEKLNCRNTVKPHLDFNGRLFWPCKSSVNVAPETVDVLNFADVDSLYRHACTLVNPTGFHGPAKNQCGGNCNWAQNYTTDSYLYGLDHPFHLLREAAGFSRAV encoded by the coding sequence ATGATGCTGACATTTAATTTTTATCATCCCGAAAAAAATCATCCTGATTGGTCTAGTCTTTTGCGCGAAGCGCAGGGTTTAAGCAAAGAGCTGCTTCCTTTATTGGACCGGCCGCAAAAAAGAACTGATTTTTGGCGGCGCCGGCTGGCCGCCGGCAAAACCGCGATAAAAAATTACGGATTGAATCGCTCTTTAAAAAAGCGGGGGAGGGAAGATTTCCGCCCGTTGTATTTTATCTGGACGCTGACGCGGGTCTGTAATTTTTCCTGCATTTATTGCGACGATCATACCGGACGAAAATACCCGGATTTAAGCAATGCGGGCATGCTCAACACTGCGCAGGCCGTGGAACTGCTCAAAATCATGCGAACCGGAACCGCGTCGGTTTATTTCGCCGGCGGCGAACCCACGGCGCGGCCGGATTTGCCGGCGCTGGCCCGCGCGGCCAGGGATTTGAAGTATTTCCCCATTGTCTTAAACACCAACGGCAGCCGTTTTCATCATGTGCTGAAACTCGAATCCTGGAAGAGTTTGCTGGCCGATCTTGACATTGTCGTCGTCAGCCTTGACGGCTTGTCGCTCGACGTGCTGCGGGATATGTGGCGGTATCGAAATCCGATTGATGTGTTGCGCAATCTGTTGGTTCTTCGGGAGTTGTCCAAGGAACTCAAATTCAAATTAATGATTAATATGGTTATTCAGCCGGGGTATCTTGAGGAGGCCTGGTCTGTGCTTAATTTGGCCAATGACCTGGGGATATGGCTGACTCCCGTGCCCCAAAATCGCGGCTCCTGCATCGACCGGCGCCTGCTGGATGATCCGGCTTATATTGAGCTTGCCCTGGAGATTCTCAAGAGGCAACAGGCCGGGTATCGTATCGCGGGATCGCCGCGCCTGAACCGGCGCTTGTTGTTTGCGGAAAAACTCAATTGCCGCAATACCGTCAAACCTCACCTTGATTTTAACGGGCGTCTTTTTTGGCCCTGCAAGTCCAGCGTCAATGTCGCCCCCGAAACCGTCGACGTGCTCAATTTCGCCGACGTTGACAGCCTTTACCGGCATGCCTGCACTTTAGTCAATCCGACGGGATTTCACGGTCCGGCGAAGAACCAATGCGGGGGAAACTGCAACTGGGCGCAAAATTACACCACCGACAGCTATCTGTACGGCCTTGATCATCCGTTTCATTTATTGCGGGAAGCCGCCGGGTTTTCGAGGGCCGTATGA
- a CDS encoding FAD-dependent oxidoreductase, which produces MSRRIWDAVVIGGGPAGLAAGMYLARVGFKTALLEKNQWGGQAFLIDQIENYPGFPDGISGRALMNRFYRQAGRQGLVFFKEEVSGISKESGRRFLLETEHLDLACRALVLATGANFKELGIAGESQFLGKGVYYGAFEKAARFRGEDVAVVGAGDAAVHQAVHLGRFAKRVYVLCRGAGLSAAAHLKKRIGGLPNVKILYGTRAIAAEGNGALKRVRIQSEGDHPNSLNVSGLFILIGKKPDETLIGRISPQEGVFTAGDIHSGRCRQVAIASGDGMRAAMLCAEYLSGIRSHRVSPN; this is translated from the coding sequence GTGAGCAGGCGAATTTGGGATGCGGTCGTCATCGGCGGCGGCCCGGCCGGGTTGGCGGCCGGCATGTATTTGGCCAGGGTCGGGTTTAAAACGGCTTTGCTGGAAAAGAATCAATGGGGAGGCCAGGCCTTCCTGATTGATCAAATCGAGAACTACCCCGGATTCCCCGACGGCATCTCCGGCCGGGCCTTGATGAATCGCTTTTACCGGCAAGCCGGACGCCAGGGTTTGGTTTTCTTCAAGGAGGAGGTTTCGGGCATTTCAAAGGAGAGCGGCCGGCGGTTTTTACTTGAGACCGAACATTTGGATTTGGCCTGCCGGGCCTTGGTGTTGGCCACGGGCGCGAATTTTAAGGAATTGGGCATTGCCGGCGAATCGCAATTTTTGGGCAAAGGCGTTTACTACGGCGCCTTTGAGAAGGCGGCGCGTTTTCGCGGAGAAGACGTCGCGGTGGTGGGCGCCGGGGACGCGGCCGTCCATCAGGCCGTCCATCTGGGCCGTTTTGCCAAGCGAGTTTATGTCCTGTGCCGGGGGGCCGGCTTGAGCGCCGCGGCACATCTGAAAAAAAGAATCGGCGGTTTGCCCAATGTGAAAATTTTATACGGCACGCGGGCGATCGCGGCTGAGGGCAACGGAGCGCTTAAGAGAGTCAGGATACAAAGCGAGGGGGATCATCCGAACAGTCTCAATGTCTCGGGACTGTTTATCCTCATCGGCAAAAAGCCCGATGAAACGTTAATCGGAAGAATTTCTCCTCAAGAGGGCGTTTTTACAGCCGGCGACATTCACTCAGGCCGCTGCCGGCAGGTGGCCATCGCCAGCGGCGACGGCATGCGCGCAGCCATGTTATGCGCGGAATACCTATCCGGAATCCGCTCGCATAGAGTAAGTCCTAATTAA
- a CDS encoding radical SAM protein, translating to MAGHLETQLRRVYWETTAGCNLRCIHCRRTDVLVKGSPDELNTSQAKGFIDQLAAGGKPVLIFSGGEPLFRKDIFELLSYAHGLGLPVALSTNGTLVDGRLAKKIKDSGVYYASISLDGAKPGTHDTFRGKGNFERAIRGMMHLQNLGIKVQINFTVTKQNVAEIETMYQMAGALKAQALYLFLLVPVGCGIQIAESQMLSAQEVETWLQWVFQKEQEGPVPVKAICAPHYYRIETGYLNDGHCNGTHRKGCLAGIHMCFVSHKGDVFPCGYLPVSCGNIKEKPFAEIWDKASQFSSLRDSGLLEGKCGACAFKTVCGGCRARAYYAYGNMLAEEPYCAYQP from the coding sequence ATGGCCGGTCATCTGGAAACCCAACTTAGGCGTGTTTATTGGGAAACTACGGCCGGATGTAATTTACGCTGCATCCACTGCCGCAGAACGGATGTTTTGGTCAAGGGCTCCCCGGACGAGCTCAACACCTCGCAAGCCAAAGGTTTTATCGATCAGTTGGCCGCCGGCGGAAAACCGGTGTTGATTTTTTCAGGCGGAGAGCCGCTGTTTAGGAAAGATATCTTCGAGCTGTTGTCCTATGCGCATGGTTTGGGGCTGCCGGTCGCTTTGTCGACGAACGGCACGCTCGTGGACGGCCGGCTGGCCAAGAAGATCAAGGACTCCGGCGTGTATTACGCATCGATCTCTCTTGATGGAGCGAAACCGGGGACCCACGACACTTTTCGCGGCAAAGGCAATTTCGAGCGGGCGATCCGGGGGATGATGCATCTGCAAAATTTGGGGATCAAGGTGCAGATCAATTTCACCGTCACCAAACAAAATGTCGCCGAAATCGAGACCATGTACCAAATGGCCGGGGCGCTTAAGGCGCAGGCCTTGTATTTGTTTTTGCTTGTTCCGGTGGGATGCGGCATTCAGATCGCAGAGTCGCAAATGCTTTCGGCGCAAGAAGTGGAAACATGGCTTCAATGGGTTTTTCAAAAAGAGCAAGAAGGGCCCGTCCCGGTGAAAGCCATTTGCGCGCCCCACTATTACCGGATCGAGACGGGTTATTTAAACGACGGCCATTGCAACGGGACGCATAGAAAGGGCTGTTTGGCCGGCATCCATATGTGCTTTGTTTCCCACAAGGGGGATGTTTTTCCTTGCGGCTACCTGCCGGTTTCTTGCGGCAATATCAAAGAGAAGCCGTTCGCGGAAATTTGGGACAAAGCGTCGCAATTTTCCAGCTTGCGCGACAGCGGATTGCTTGAGGGAAAATGCGGAGCATGCGCTTTTAAAACGGTTTGCGGCGGTTGCCGGGCGAGGGCCTATTACGCCTACGGTAATATGTTGGCTGAGGAGCCGTACTGCGCTTATCAACCGTGA
- a CDS encoding NifU family protein, protein MRDLVLKAIDHIRPFIQGDGGDIELVDITPDRIVRVRLTGACEGCPFSAMTLRGAVEEEIKRLVPDIKSVESVE, encoded by the coding sequence ATGAGAGATTTAGTTCTTAAAGCCATTGATCATATTCGGCCTTTTATTCAAGGCGACGGCGGCGATATCGAACTCGTCGACATCACGCCCGACCGGATCGTGCGCGTGAGGTTGACCGGCGCTTGCGAGGGCTGCCCTTTTTCCGCCATGACGCTCAGGGGGGCCGTTGAAGAAGAGATCAAAAGACTGGTGCCTGATATTAAAAGCGTCGAAAGCGTCGAATGA
- a CDS encoding sigma-54-dependent Fis family transcriptional regulator: MKERILVIDDEREMLENIERVLRRADYHVATLSNPLHLEEALRKHSPHLVLTDLKMPGKDGLAVLDEIAKTLPATPVIMLTAFATFESAVAAMKKGAVDYIPKPFTNEQLMVVIEKALRERRLREENLSLRQKLGTLYGLDNFVGNSPRIRQALELVRKVASTEANILIQGESGTGKELIARILHMNSRRKDGPFVPVDCASLPQELLESELFGHEKGAFTDATASRPGIFEYANGGTIFLDEIGDMPLALQVKLLRVLQERQVRHLGSNRLIHVDVRVISATNRNLKAAVEEKAFREELFYRLNVIAVDLPPLRMREGDVALLARHFLSQFAKSSPRLIRGFSASALQMLEGYFWPGNVRELQNVIERAVALADGEFIEPNDLPESLRGRIEHRPAAPAFANSSLIYKEAKQKWLEDFDRQYLKNVLIQHGGNVSRAAQQSGIDRKTIHRMLAKYGLGRDEFHEEAPGEANGAETSGGV; this comes from the coding sequence ATGAAGGAACGAATTTTGGTCATTGATGATGAGCGGGAGATGCTCGAAAATATCGAACGGGTTCTGAGGCGGGCGGATTATCATGTCGCTACGCTGTCGAACCCGTTGCATTTGGAAGAAGCCCTTCGGAAACATTCGCCGCATTTGGTCCTGACCGATTTAAAAATGCCGGGGAAAGACGGTTTGGCGGTTTTAGATGAGATCGCAAAAACATTGCCGGCTACTCCGGTCATCATGCTGACCGCCTTCGCTACGTTTGAATCCGCCGTCGCGGCCATGAAAAAGGGCGCCGTCGATTATATCCCCAAGCCTTTTACCAACGAGCAACTGATGGTCGTGATTGAAAAGGCCCTCAGGGAACGGCGCTTGCGCGAAGAAAATTTGTCGTTGCGGCAGAAATTGGGAACGCTCTATGGGCTGGATAATTTTGTGGGCAATAGCCCAAGGATCCGGCAAGCCCTGGAATTGGTGCGTAAGGTTGCCTCGACCGAAGCCAACATTTTGATTCAAGGCGAATCAGGCACCGGCAAGGAGTTGATTGCGCGCATCCTTCACATGAATTCCCGGAGAAAAGACGGGCCGTTCGTGCCCGTGGATTGCGCGTCCTTGCCGCAGGAGCTTCTTGAATCCGAACTATTCGGCCATGAGAAGGGAGCGTTTACGGACGCCACCGCCAGCCGGCCCGGCATTTTTGAATACGCCAACGGGGGCACTATTTTTTTGGATGAAATCGGCGACATGCCCCTGGCCCTGCAGGTCAAACTTTTGCGCGTGCTCCAAGAGCGCCAAGTCAGGCACCTAGGGTCCAATCGTTTGATTCACGTGGACGTGCGGGTTATTTCCGCCACCAATAGAAATCTCAAAGCCGCCGTTGAGGAGAAGGCATTCCGCGAGGAGCTTTTTTACCGATTGAACGTCATTGCCGTTGATTTGCCTCCATTGAGGATGAGGGAGGGCGATGTCGCTCTTCTGGCGCGTCATTTTTTGAGCCAATTCGCCAAATCCAGCCCGCGATTGATTCGGGGATTTTCCGCTTCGGCGTTGCAGATGTTGGAAGGTTATTTCTGGCCCGGCAATGTCCGCGAGCTTCAAAACGTCATCGAGCGGGCCGTGGCCTTGGCGGACGGCGAATTCATCGAACCTAATGACTTGCCCGAAAGCCTTCGCGGGCGAATCGAACACCGGCCGGCTGCGCCGGCTTTTGCCAACAGCTCTCTTATCTACAAAGAGGCCAAACAAAAATGGCTTGAAGATTTCGACAGGCAATACCTTAAAAATGTGTTGATTCAGCATGGCGGCAATGTTTCCCGGGCCGCCCAACAGTCCGGAATCGATAGGAAAACGATCCATCGGATGCTGGCTAAATACGGTCTCGGCCGCGATGAATTCCACGAGGAAGCCCCTGGCGAGGCCAATGGGGCCGAAACTTCTGGAGGTGTGTGA
- a CDS encoding DUF488 family protein encodes MGWTLIQDPIRVRSLGCSGPGYRVLAAWKRPKDFIVKKHFDVWIPALAPSHRLWELYASKNVPWTEFSARYSQELNAPSTQDILKPLALLSFRRPVVLLCECSNHLRCPTAILAKALAQCRENGNFVLSQQFSRTMRGPR; translated from the coding sequence ATGGGGTGGACATTGATCCAAGATCCGATTCGCGTGCGCAGCCTGGGCTGCTCGGGACCGGGCTATCGCGTGCTGGCTGCCTGGAAGCGGCCGAAAGATTTTATCGTCAAAAAGCATTTTGACGTTTGGATTCCGGCCTTGGCGCCCAGCCACAGATTGTGGGAGCTTTATGCCTCCAAAAACGTTCCCTGGACGGAGTTCTCCGCTCGTTATTCGCAGGAACTCAACGCGCCCTCAACCCAAGATATTTTGAAGCCCTTGGCCTTGTTGTCTTTTCGAAGGCCGGTCGTTCTTTTGTGCGAATGCTCGAACCACTTGCGCTGCCCGACCGCGATTTTAGCGAAAGCCCTGGCTCAATGCCGGGAGAACGGCAATTTTGTTTTAAGCCAGCAATTCAGCCGCACCATGCGAGGGCCGCGATGA